Genomic window (bacterium):
ATGGCCGTGCCCAGGCGTGCGCGCATGTCCGCGAGCCACTCGCGATCCTGGAGCAGACCGGACGGCTCGGACACCTCCTCCCAGCTCACCGTCACCCCCCGCGTGGCACCGTCCGTGCGCAGCCACTCCACGCCCGGAAAACCGTCGGGGCGTGCTTGATTCTCCTTGAAGACAGAGGGCAATTCGATGCGAAAAGCGTATGCATTCCAGGCGTTCTGTGCGATGTCGGGCATGAGCCCCTGGCGACTATTATCGTGTACGATGCGCCTGTTGATGTCGCGGAAGAGGGTGTCCCGCAGGGCAGGCGACTGGTCGTTGAGCGAGCGGATCAGGTCGTTGGGATTGCGGGCGACGGCCACGATGGCCAGTTGATTGCGAAAATACGGATCATGCAGCGCCACGACCCCGCCCCGTCCGCTCGTGAGCCGCACCAGCGCGTCGCGGGGCAGCAGCTTCTCGACGGCTTTCTGCACGGGGCCTCCCGCACCCCAGCGGCAGACGAAGAAAAGGTTGCGGTAGTTGCGCCCGTCCCGCCAGCGCTTGTCCGTGAAATGATGGAAGCGGTAGGTGTCCTCTTCCCTGATCACGAACGTCTCCTTGGGGCTCAGTCGCTCCAGAACCGGTTCGAGTGCGGTCACGAGCTCGGGATCGGTCGTCATGACGGCGATCTCTCCATAGGAGCCGACTGCGGAGATGATGGTCTCGCGTCCGTCCCGCTGGCATCCCCCGAGAACCGCTCCTAAAAAGAGTGCCGCCCCGAGGATCGCGACGGCACGCAAGCGGGTAATCATGACATCACTCCGAGCCTCAGATCAATGGGTCTCCTCGCCACTTTCAGCTTCAAGATAGTTGATATCGGTGCCTTCGAGCAACGATTTAAGAGCGACGTTCTCGGCCTGCAGCTGTCGCAGCATGAATTGCAGGCGCCCGTTTTCCTCGCGGAGGGCGGCGACCGCATCGAGACCCTCGCGATCCGATCCGCGCCAGGAGGTGGGCACCCAGCCCGAACGGTCCAGGAGGTTGGGTTGCGTCAGGCTCCAGCCGTTGACGGTCCTGCCCTGGTCGCGCGCGCCGGACAGGAGGGGGCGGTAGCGGGGCAGCAGGGGGAGCCGGTCGGCATTGCCTGCACTCAGGGTCACGGGCGAGGGGGAAACCTCAGTCGCTGCTTCCGCGAAGCGGTGATCACCGGCGGCGGGCAACGGACCTTGCTCGAGCGGGAGTACCCATACGGCGACAACCGTCGCCAAGGCTACGCCGGCGAGCGAGGACAGGGCGAACGAACGCAACCAACCGGATGATCCGTGCGCGGAATCGACCCAGGGCACGGCGCTGGATGCGACCGAGCCTTGCATGGCCCTGTTGAGCTTGAGCTGGAGCGTCCACGAGAAGGTCTCGGACGGCTCGGCAGCCGTGGTCCGCAGCAGACGTCTGCCGGTCTCGAGCTCCCCGCGATAGGATCGGCAGGCCGAGCACCGTCCCACGTGCTCCTCGAGCGCGCGAGTCCTGCGGGCCGGCAACATGCCGTCCATCTCCTGACTGATCAGTTTTCTCGCCGTGACACAAAACATCGATGTCCTCCGGGGCGTTGTCAGCTCTCTTCGCCATTCATCTGTGCCTCGAGACGCTCGAGGTCGGCCAGAAGGGCCTCGTTCTTCAGGAGCGGCTTGATGTTCTGACGGAAACGGTTGCGCGCCCGGTTGATCCGGGAACGGACCGTGCCCAGTTTCAAACCGGTAACCTGTTGTATCTCCTCGTAGGTCAACTGTTCGACTTCACGGAGCAGGAAAGGAATCCTGTACTTCTCGGGGATGGCGCGGGTCGCCTCGGCGATCAGGTCGCCCAGCTCGCGCCCCTCCAGGCGCAGCGTGGGATCGGCCGACGGGTCGGGTGGATCGAGCGGGATGTCGTCGTCGTTCAGCGGGGCAGGATCCAGGTTGAGCATATACGGTGTCCGCTTGCGCTTGCGCACCCGGTTGCGCACCAGGTTGGTGGCGATGGTGAAGAGCCACGTTGAGAACCTGGCGATCTCACGGTACTTGTCCGCATGGATATAGGCGCGAATGAGCGTATCCTGCGCGAGCTCTTCGGCCTCGACAGGATCGGCAACCATGCGGAGGATGAAACTGTAGAGACGACCCTTGAATCGCCTGACCAGTTCGTCGAAAGCCCTTTTCTGCCCCTGCTGGACCAGCGCGATCAGATCCTCGTCGCGCAGCTCGGCATACGCTACGGCGCCGTGCCGGCTCGGATCCTGGTGCTTGTCAGTCATGAACATCGTCAGCTCCTCGCAGGGGTGGCGGGGCAATGACCATCCGCGTCAACAACGGACCATTTGGCGAGTTCCCGCCAAGCGGAAAAAACTAGCGCCCGGGCGACAACAATTCCCCCAGCGGCCAGAGGGGAATGAATACCTCGTCGGGAAAATATTCGACCTGCCTGTCCGGCAATGCCACGACTCGCAACGACCCCGCCCTGCGCGACGATGTCAACCGCCACCCGCGCTCTCCCGCGAAGCTCACGCGCCACACCTCGTCCCCGGCGCCCCGGCCCCGGCCCCTGTCCTCCAGTCTGCGCCGGAACCCGCCGGCTTCGGCGGCCGGCCACGTGACGGCGCAGACATCATCGTCTTCGTGGGTACGTTCGGGCCAGGGCGTCCGCGAATGGCGGTGCCGCGGCCGTCGCATCTGCACTTCGGCTCCGCAGGCGATCAACCCGGGCATGGCGTCCCGTCCGGAGGCTGCCAGTTCGAGCAAGGCGGTCAGGCGCTGTCGCTGGCCGGGAGACAATACCTCAATCTTGTCTCGCCAGGGCTGCAGGAAATCGCCATGATCCCCCGTGGCGACGATCGTCCAGCCGTCCCCCAGCTGGTGCATCAGGTCGTTCATAGCCGCCTGGCCCCTCTCCGCCTCCTGCGTCAACAGGACGTCCAGGCGCCAAGGTCCGTCCGGGTCGCGCAACCAGCAGGCGAGTCCCTCGGCACTGCGTCCCCAGGCCGAGAAGCTCCAGGTGACCCCCTGCAAATTGCCGGCCCGCTGGGCGGGATCGCTCCCGGCGACGGCAGAGACCGCCATCGCACAGAAGCAGAGGGAAAGCACGGATGATTTATGCTTG
Coding sequences:
- a CDS encoding zf-HC2 domain-containing protein; translation: MFCVTARKLISQEMDGMLPARRTRALEEHVGRCSACRSYRGELETGRRLLRTTAAEPSETFSWTLQLKLNRAMQGSVASSAVPWVDSAHGSSGWLRSFALSSLAGVALATVVAVWVLPLEQGPLPAAGDHRFAEAATEVSPSPVTLSAGNADRLPLLPRYRPLLSGARDQGRTVNGWSLTQPNLLDRSGWVPTSWRGSDREGLDAVAALREENGRLQFMLRQLQAENVALKSLLEGTDINYLEAESGEETH
- a CDS encoding sigma-70 family RNA polymerase sigma factor, yielding MFMTDKHQDPSRHGAVAYAELRDEDLIALVQQGQKRAFDELVRRFKGRLYSFILRMVADPVEAEELAQDTLIRAYIHADKYREIARFSTWLFTIATNLVRNRVRKRKRTPYMLNLDPAPLNDDDIPLDPPDPSADPTLRLEGRELGDLIAEATRAIPEKYRIPFLLREVEQLTYEEIQQVTGLKLGTVRSRINRARNRFRQNIKPLLKNEALLADLERLEAQMNGEES